A stretch of the Bacillota bacterium genome encodes the following:
- the thiT gene encoding energy-coupled thiamine transporter ThiT: protein METKMLTEIGVTAALAFVLSLIRLYRRPNGGSITLEMVPLFYLAFRSGWKPAAWAGAVLGLLNLLGDAYVIHPLQLLLDYPLPFAVLGIAGVFSARPILGIVVASVGRLVIHTLAGVIFWASYAPEGQNVWAYSIGYNATFLVPQLVLTIIIMLVIMRTGLWSKERSE from the coding sequence ATGGAGACGAAGATGTTGACGGAGATTGGGGTAACGGCAGCTCTTGCCTTTGTCCTCAGTCTGATTCGCTTGTATCGGAGGCCCAACGGGGGCTCCATTACCTTGGAGATGGTTCCCCTTTTCTATTTGGCCTTTCGGTCGGGGTGGAAACCTGCTGCTTGGGCCGGAGCTGTTCTGGGGCTTCTCAACCTGTTGGGCGATGCCTATGTAATTCATCCCCTTCAGTTATTGTTGGATTATCCCTTGCCCTTTGCGGTATTGGGAATAGCCGGGGTTTTTTCAGCTCGACCTATCCTTGGCATAGTCGTAGCTAGTGTCGGTCGGTTAGTGATTCATACCTTGGCGGGAGTAATCTTTTGGGCTTCCTATGCTCCTGAGGGCCAAAACGTCTGGGCCTACTCCATTGGCTACAATGCAACCTTTCTGGTTCCGCAGCTGGTTCTGACCATCATCATTATGCTGGTGATCATGCGCACAGGTTTGTGGTCAAAGGAGCGAAGTGAGTGA
- a CDS encoding type II secretion system F family protein, whose protein sequence is MKYLIACTGALVVVAVVQSLAWTLSLKWWRRFVQGNREQRPNLGAYLLAWASSVGRHYTRWFSWPRKSDVEQQILKAGLSNLSYSTVVGAKVSFALLGIILGVIAGDFILAAVFGCIWFFVPDLYLSSLYRKRQGQVQQSLPRVIDLMLVATEAGLSFEGALGVVAGFADRGPLYREMGRVLQEIRLGTSQEQALRSLADRLDHPDVTSFVLTLIQGQKLGTSIGSILGVVAHQSRMKQSATAEGEAGKAPIKIMFPLLLFVFPSLLLVLLGPVFLGDGI, encoded by the coding sequence ATGAAATATCTGATTGCCTGCACTGGAGCTCTAGTTGTCGTCGCTGTGGTGCAATCCCTGGCCTGGACCTTGAGTCTCAAGTGGTGGAGGAGGTTTGTCCAGGGTAACAGGGAACAGAGGCCCAATTTAGGAGCCTACTTGCTGGCCTGGGCCAGTTCGGTAGGGCGGCACTATACTCGGTGGTTCTCGTGGCCCCGAAAATCCGATGTGGAACAGCAAATCCTCAAGGCTGGGTTAAGCAATTTGTCCTATTCAACGGTGGTGGGTGCAAAGGTATCCTTTGCTCTTCTGGGTATCATTCTAGGAGTGATAGCCGGTGACTTCATCCTGGCCGCGGTGTTCGGCTGTATCTGGTTCTTTGTCCCGGATCTGTATTTGTCTAGCCTGTACAGAAAACGGCAAGGACAGGTGCAGCAATCCTTGCCCCGGGTAATTGATCTGATGCTGGTTGCTACCGAGGCGGGGTTATCCTTTGAGGGTGCCCTCGGTGTTGTTGCTGGCTTTGCCGATCGGGGACCATTGTATCGGGAGATGGGTCGAGTGCTGCAGGAAATCCGCTTGGGTACATCCCAGGAACAGGCACTAAGGTCCCTGGCCGACAGACTTGATCATCCCGATGTGACTTCCTTTGTGCTTACTCTAATTCAGGGACAGAAGCTGGGCACCTCCATAGGCAGTATTTTGGGGGTTGTGGCCCACCAAAGCCGAATGAAGCAGTCAGCTACTGCCGAAGGGGAGGCTGGCAAGGCACCTATCAAAATCATGTTTCCTTTACTTCTGTTTGTCTTTCCCTCCTTGCTCTTGGTTCTCTTAGGACCGGTTTTCCTGGGCGATGGCATATAA
- the tadA gene encoding Flp pilus assembly complex ATPase component TadA, translating to MSALSLTDRLALVTTPSPLSLRAAALQLQELTAGGVGPITCVVNRVPESTASEVAAQVKRVLEVESLEVANEDEDLLATALEKRCLFSRTYGKSAIVRSLDYLTQELAVSPRPAKSVSLLEKYRRRKRRRRNLRRRGDEEGTPLSSAAGVPALKSQLHQRIVQELLASQWDLSVPWEELSASQELRDEIRRLCLRELQGQEGALSEKARNNLIAELTDEILGLGPLEALLADDSVTEIMVNGSQQIYIETKGKLQKTPLTFASDMAVSQVIERIVGPLGRRIDESSPMVDARLPDGSRVNAIIPPLALNGPILTIRKFARQAFTVDDLIAMGSLNDAMAQFIQCCVLARKNIIIAGGTGSGKTTLLNVLSGFIPADERIVTIEDAAELRLMQEHVCRLEAKPANVEGKGEVTIRELVKNALRMRPDRIIVGECRSDEVIDMLQAMNTGHNGSLTTIHANSAQDCVSRLETMILLAGVDLPLRAIREQIASAIDVIIFQSRLKDGSRKVLTIAEVTGIEEGHVMLRELFRFQQTGYDEELGVQGDFVQTSSRSQTAADFLAMGLPWPAETRDSVSAR from the coding sequence ATGTCTGCCCTAAGTTTGACCGATCGATTGGCCCTGGTTACGACCCCGAGCCCCCTGTCACTGCGGGCAGCAGCTCTACAGCTGCAGGAATTGACGGCCGGAGGTGTGGGTCCCATCACTTGCGTGGTCAATCGAGTTCCCGAGTCCACCGCGTCGGAGGTGGCGGCTCAGGTGAAAAGGGTGTTGGAGGTGGAATCCCTTGAGGTTGCCAATGAAGATGAAGACCTGCTGGCCACTGCTTTGGAGAAGCGATGCCTTTTCTCTCGAACCTATGGAAAATCGGCCATTGTGCGCAGTCTTGACTATCTAACTCAAGAACTTGCGGTCTCGCCTCGACCGGCAAAATCCGTCTCCCTCCTGGAAAAATACCGGAGACGCAAACGACGACGAAGAAACTTGAGAAGGCGTGGTGACGAGGAAGGAACCCCGCTGTCGTCGGCTGCCGGGGTTCCGGCACTAAAGTCTCAGTTGCACCAGAGGATAGTCCAGGAGTTGTTAGCCTCTCAGTGGGATCTGTCTGTGCCATGGGAGGAGTTGTCGGCCAGCCAGGAGCTGCGAGATGAGATTCGCCGTCTTTGCCTGAGGGAATTACAAGGGCAGGAGGGGGCGCTATCTGAAAAGGCAAGGAACAACCTAATCGCTGAGTTGACCGATGAGATACTGGGGTTGGGACCCCTAGAGGCCTTGCTAGCCGATGACTCTGTGACCGAGATTATGGTCAATGGAAGTCAACAGATCTATATCGAGACTAAGGGGAAATTGCAGAAGACGCCGTTGACCTTTGCCAGCGATATGGCAGTGTCGCAAGTAATTGAAAGAATTGTCGGGCCCCTGGGCCGAAGAATCGATGAAAGTAGTCCCATGGTTGACGCAAGGCTTCCCGATGGTTCCAGGGTCAATGCCATTATTCCGCCACTGGCTCTCAATGGCCCCATATTGACCATTCGCAAGTTTGCCCGTCAGGCCTTTACCGTCGACGATCTGATCGCGATGGGCTCTCTCAACGACGCCATGGCCCAGTTTATTCAGTGTTGTGTGTTGGCTCGGAAAAACATCATTATTGCCGGAGGTACCGGCTCGGGAAAGACAACTCTGCTCAATGTTTTGTCGGGGTTTATTCCCGCCGATGAGAGGATTGTGACCATCGAAGACGCGGCAGAGTTGAGGCTGATGCAGGAGCATGTGTGTCGGCTTGAGGCCAAGCCTGCCAATGTCGAGGGCAAGGGTGAAGTAACTATCAGGGAACTGGTGAAGAACGCCCTCAGAATGAGACCGGATCGGATTATAGTCGGCGAGTGCCGTTCCGATGAAGTAATCGACATGCTGCAAGCGATGAATACCGGCCACAATGGAAGTTTGACCACGATCCATGCCAACAGTGCCCAGGACTGTGTCAGTCGCTTGGAGACGATGATTTTGTTAGCAGGGGTGGACCTTCCCCTGCGGGCAATTCGCGAACAGATTGCCTCTGCCATCGATGTGATAATCTTCCAAAGCCGACTCAAAGATGGTTCACGGAAGGTCTTGACCATTGCTGAAGTAACGGGCATTGAGGAGGGGCACGTGATGCTCCGGGAGCTGTTTAGGTTCCAGCAGACCGGCTATGATGAGGAGTTAGGTGTACAAGGAGACTTTGTTCAAACCAGTTCCCGCAGCCAAACGGCGGCTGACTTTCTTGCCATGGGATTGCCTTGGCCTGCCGAGACACGGGATTCGGTGTCTGCCCGATGA